A single genomic interval of Christensenellaceae bacterium 44-20 harbors:
- a CDS encoding aminotransferase class I/II-fold pyridoxal phosphate-dependent enzyme has protein sequence MVKECMEALSKLSGSYTFRNVFEIMCGYGERTAAELTEKDGTLTTVTYEAYRALARGVGQALEKEIGAKNKCVGIKLENSPAWPAMLWGILMSGNVPLLLDVRAEQNITQHLLTESGAIGIITEEQEKYPGMKILRPAELLEKKAKNSYEPKWADMVCLCTSGTTGTSKIYAYDGFAMAKQIENAKYFLGENEDIMYDAADGPLKNLAFLPMHHIFGFVAVYLWFSFFGKTIVYLSDKSPKGIMEACRKHQVTHIFNVPLFWNNVAQGIMRKVRQGGERRQKQFETLSKISHTMQKNMKKSGRKILGASALKSIQQELIGSGVRFLINGGGHIVPETMRIINDIGYPLYNGFGMTEAGITSVELSRDIDVRLEASVGKPFESVEYKVLPMGADQNAGELVIRGDSLFSGRMIGGKFVPREEEWYQTGDIARLDEDGRLWIEGRVKEVIIGASGENVYPDEVEGYFSELPGVEQMVVLGLDVGEPYEQIAMILKMEEGISSTEFAAASMRIAEINGGLPMYKQVKRVLVSDAPMPLANGIKVQRQKLKKLVENGSWKCRPMDAALEQMSEDVGTEGENANPRFLQIKQEVRKIFSDVLILPEEEIGERAHFVIDLGGDSLSVIGVIAQLEEKYNIEISDEDFARAVNVYEIAELIYKNTALSGEGEGSEAVRRITSFADMSEARNFEEHRAQYQMQGAQFIDLEKAAGGKSVVSFANADYLGVSKNSDVVRAARKAVKRYGVGKGGGRRQTGECDIYGKVERQIAQRKHVDAALLLADAFGANGAVIRHLFGEKDLVLCDEAASAALRCGCQSAKAELQFYPHGDMPALETLLRAAQGKYEKVLIAAEGVCLQNGELCPLEELVRLKGKYRCWLLLDGSHSDGVLGASGGGIEELLGIPGPAIEIRTGSLCGAFGANGGYIAGDAALMDYLRYTLPEFDAGAPDFASVGAVEKILELSASDQSIVEKLQENIAFFQSAAQKRGIKMQGNAKSAVFPVAVGSTEQAEQVCKKLLQKGYYAPIAAWPEMKQGQAQLRFFVSALHTQEQMGGALDALREALQEA, from the coding sequence ATGGTAAAAGAATGCATGGAGGCTCTCTCGAAGCTTTCCGGGAGCTATACATTCCGCAATGTGTTTGAGATCATGTGCGGATACGGCGAGAGGACGGCGGCAGAGCTGACGGAAAAAGACGGAACGCTGACGACTGTTACATATGAAGCATACCGCGCGCTGGCCAGAGGCGTGGGCCAGGCGCTGGAAAAGGAAATTGGGGCGAAGAACAAGTGTGTGGGCATTAAGCTGGAGAACTCGCCCGCATGGCCGGCCATGCTCTGGGGCATTTTGATGAGCGGGAACGTGCCGCTGCTGCTGGACGTTCGGGCAGAGCAGAACATCACCCAGCATCTTCTGACGGAATCCGGCGCCATCGGCATTATCACCGAGGAACAGGAGAAATACCCCGGGATGAAAATCCTGCGCCCGGCGGAGCTGCTGGAAAAGAAGGCGAAAAACAGCTATGAGCCAAAGTGGGCGGATATGGTTTGCCTCTGCACTTCGGGCACCACCGGGACTTCGAAAATTTACGCTTACGACGGCTTTGCCATGGCCAAGCAAATCGAGAACGCCAAATATTTCCTGGGGGAGAACGAGGATATCATGTATGATGCGGCGGACGGCCCGCTCAAGAACCTGGCTTTTTTGCCCATGCACCATATCTTCGGGTTTGTCGCCGTCTATCTTTGGTTTTCCTTCTTTGGAAAGACCATCGTCTATCTCTCGGATAAGAGCCCCAAAGGCATTATGGAGGCTTGCAGGAAGCATCAGGTAACGCATATCTTCAATGTTCCGCTCTTTTGGAACAACGTCGCCCAGGGCATCATGCGAAAAGTGCGCCAGGGCGGAGAGCGGCGACAGAAACAGTTTGAGACGCTCTCGAAAATCAGCCATACGATGCAGAAAAATATGAAAAAATCCGGCCGGAAGATTTTGGGGGCATCGGCCCTTAAGAGCATTCAGCAGGAGCTGATTGGCTCGGGCGTGCGCTTCCTCATCAACGGCGGCGGGCACATCGTGCCCGAGACCATGCGCATCATCAACGACATCGGATACCCGCTCTATAACGGCTTTGGCATGACGGAGGCCGGCATCACTTCGGTGGAGCTGAGCCGGGATATTGACGTGCGCCTGGAAGCCAGCGTGGGCAAGCCCTTCGAAAGCGTGGAATACAAGGTTTTGCCTATGGGCGCAGACCAGAACGCCGGCGAGCTGGTCATCCGGGGCGATTCGCTTTTCTCCGGGCGCATGATCGGGGGAAAATTCGTCCCCCGGGAGGAAGAGTGGTATCAGACGGGAGATATTGCCCGGCTGGATGAGGATGGCCGCCTCTGGATTGAGGGGCGCGTCAAAGAAGTGATCATCGGGGCCTCTGGAGAGAATGTGTATCCCGACGAAGTGGAGGGATATTTCTCCGAGCTGCCCGGCGTGGAGCAGATGGTGGTTTTGGGGCTGGACGTCGGCGAGCCATATGAGCAGATTGCCATGATCCTGAAGATGGAGGAAGGTATTTCCAGCACGGAATTTGCCGCGGCCTCCATGCGCATCGCGGAGATCAACGGCGGCCTGCCCATGTATAAGCAGGTCAAGCGGGTTCTGGTTTCGGACGCTCCCATGCCTTTGGCCAACGGCATCAAAGTGCAGCGCCAGAAGCTCAAAAAGCTGGTGGAAAACGGAAGCTGGAAATGCAGGCCTATGGATGCCGCTCTGGAGCAGATGAGCGAGGATGTGGGCACAGAGGGCGAGAACGCCAATCCGAGGTTTTTGCAGATTAAGCAGGAAGTGCGCAAAATCTTCTCGGATGTGTTGATTTTGCCGGAGGAAGAGATCGGCGAGCGGGCGCATTTTGTCATCGATTTGGGCGGAGACAGCCTCTCGGTCATCGGCGTCATCGCGCAGCTGGAAGAGAAGTACAATATCGAGATTTCGGATGAGGATTTCGCAAGGGCGGTCAACGTCTATGAAATTGCAGAGCTCATCTATAAGAACACGGCGCTCTCGGGAGAGGGCGAGGGCAGCGAGGCTGTGCGGCGCATCACCTCGTTTGCGGATATGAGCGAGGCACGGAATTTTGAGGAACACAGGGCGCAGTACCAGATGCAGGGAGCGCAGTTCATCGATCTGGAAAAGGCGGCCGGCGGCAAGAGCGTCGTCAGCTTTGCGAATGCGGATTATCTCGGCGTCTCCAAAAATTCGGATGTGGTGCGCGCGGCCAGAAAGGCAGTCAAGCGCTATGGCGTAGGCAAGGGCGGAGGCCGCAGACAGACGGGCGAATGCGATATTTACGGCAAAGTGGAGCGGCAAATTGCCCAGCGCAAGCATGTAGATGCGGCGCTTTTGCTGGCGGATGCTTTTGGCGCAAACGGCGCTGTCATCCGGCATCTGTTTGGAGAAAAGGATCTGGTGTTATGCGACGAGGCGGCTTCTGCGGCACTGCGCTGCGGCTGCCAAAGCGCCAAGGCGGAATTGCAGTTTTACCCTCATGGGGATATGCCGGCGCTGGAAACGCTTTTGCGCGCGGCGCAGGGCAAATATGAGAAAGTGCTGATCGCGGCAGAGGGCGTTTGCCTCCAAAACGGGGAGCTTTGCCCGCTGGAAGAGCTGGTGCGCCTGAAGGGGAAATACCGCTGCTGGCTGCTTTTAGACGGCTCGCACAGCGACGGTGTGCTGGGCGCATCGGGCGGCGGCATCGAGGAGCTGCTGGGCATCCCGGGGCCGGCCATCGAGATTCGAACGGGCAGTCTCTGCGGCGCATTTGGCGCCAACGGCGGCTACATTGCGGGCGATGCGGCGCTGATGGATTACCTCAGATATACGCTGCCGGAGTTTGATGCCGGCGCGCCGGATTTCGCATCGGTCGGTGCGGTGGAGAAAATTTTGGAGCTGTCTGCATCCGATCAGTCCATCGTCGAAAAGCTTCAGGAAAACATCGCGTTCTTCCAAAGCGCCGCGCAAAAGAGGGGCATAAAAATGCAGGGCAATGCAAAATCGGCTGTATTCCCCGTCGCTGTCGGCTCGACGGAGCAGGCAGAGCAGGTTTGCAAAAAGCTCCTGCAAAAGGGGTATTATGCGCCCATTGCCGCGTGGCCGGAAATGAAGCAGGGGCAGGCACAGCTTCGCTTCTTCGTCTCTGCGCTGCATACGCAGGAGCAGATGGGCGGGGCGCTGGATGCTCTGAGGGAGGCCTTGCAGGAGGCATAG
- the metA gene encoding homoserine O-succinyltransferase — MPINIPSSLPAAKTLSDEGIFIMTDERARTQDIRPLKIAILNLMPTKIETETQLLRLLGNSPLQVEIILLRPKSHESKNTSKTHLETFYKTFEEIRSSKLDGLIITGAPVENLPFEQVDYWEELCEIMEWSKKNVFSTFHICWGAQAGLYYHYGIPKHELPAKMFGIFEHHVTDKSTQLTRGFDDIFWAPHSRHTGINREEIEKNPSLHIISESPEAGVYIAIAKNGRQIFVTGHSEYDPHTLKGEYDRDIAKGLEIAVPCNYYPEDDPTLSPIVRWRGHANLLYCNWLNYYVYQQTPYNLSEIDDHE, encoded by the coding sequence GTGCCAATCAACATTCCCAGCAGTTTGCCGGCAGCCAAAACGCTGTCTGACGAAGGGATTTTCATTATGACGGATGAGCGCGCGCGCACGCAGGATATCCGCCCGCTTAAAATTGCAATTTTGAACCTGATGCCCACCAAAATCGAGACTGAGACGCAGCTTCTGCGCCTTCTTGGCAATTCGCCCCTGCAAGTCGAGATCATCCTGCTGCGCCCAAAATCGCATGAATCTAAAAACACCTCCAAAACGCACCTGGAGACTTTTTATAAAACCTTCGAGGAGATCCGCTCTTCCAAGCTGGATGGCCTGATCATCACGGGCGCGCCCGTGGAAAACCTCCCGTTCGAGCAGGTGGATTACTGGGAGGAGCTCTGCGAGATCATGGAATGGAGCAAAAAGAACGTCTTTTCCACGTTCCATATCTGCTGGGGCGCCCAGGCCGGGCTGTATTATCACTACGGAATCCCCAAGCACGAGCTGCCCGCCAAGATGTTTGGCATATTCGAGCACCATGTCACGGATAAATCCACGCAGCTCACCCGCGGGTTCGACGATATTTTCTGGGCGCCGCATTCCCGGCATACCGGGATCAACCGGGAAGAGATCGAGAAAAATCCATCGCTGCATATCATCAGCGAATCCCCCGAGGCCGGCGTCTATATCGCCATCGCCAAAAACGGGCGGCAGATCTTCGTAACCGGCCATTCAGAATACGATCCGCATACGCTCAAAGGCGAATACGACCGCGATATCGCAAAAGGCCTCGAGATCGCCGTCCCCTGCAACTACTACCCAGAGGACGATCCCACGCTCAGCCCCATCGTCCGCTGGAGAGGGCATGCGAATCTATTATATTGCAACTGGCTCAACTATTATGTATATCAGCAAACGCCGTATAATCTCTCGGAGATCGATGATCATGAATAA
- the epsC gene encoding serine O-acetyltransferase EpsC, translating into MSKISEWMKNKSHDLAEELVGINARHLLTDNISGFGMKGRVIELLSELKTALFPSLYERELVNADYLSAKVMDKLNNAAMLLNAMIRDVLINKCELEKKQNCGGRECFAHADEITAQFMERVLQVRKMLTLDIAAAYEGDPAAKNVEEILLSYPSVEAVSIYRLAHELFLLEVPLIPRIMTEYAHQLTGIDIHPGASIGSSFFIDHGTGVVIGETCVIGNRVKLYQGVTLGAKSFEVDERGNPVKGVKRHPNIEDNVVIYAGATILGGDVTIGHDSVIGGNVWLVHSVPPHTTVYNAAPKPIISQRK; encoded by the coding sequence ATGAGCAAAATCAGCGAGTGGATGAAAAATAAATCTCACGATTTGGCGGAAGAGCTGGTGGGCATCAACGCCCGGCATCTTCTGACGGATAACATCAGCGGCTTTGGCATGAAGGGAAGGGTGATTGAGCTGCTTTCCGAGCTGAAAACGGCGCTTTTCCCGAGCTTATATGAGAGGGAGCTGGTGAATGCGGATTATCTCTCGGCCAAGGTGATGGATAAACTCAACAACGCGGCGATGCTTTTGAACGCGATGATCCGCGACGTTCTGATCAACAAATGCGAGCTGGAAAAAAAGCAGAACTGCGGCGGCAGGGAGTGCTTTGCCCATGCCGATGAGATCACGGCGCAGTTTATGGAGCGGGTTTTGCAGGTCCGCAAAATGCTGACGCTGGATATTGCGGCGGCCTATGAGGGCGATCCTGCGGCCAAGAACGTCGAGGAGATTTTGCTGAGCTATCCTTCGGTCGAGGCGGTCAGCATCTATCGCTTGGCGCACGAGCTGTTTTTGCTGGAGGTGCCGCTCATTCCGCGGATCATGACGGAGTATGCGCATCAGCTGACCGGCATCGATATTCACCCCGGCGCGAGCATTGGCAGCAGCTTTTTTATCGACCACGGCACGGGCGTCGTCATCGGGGAGACCTGCGTCATCGGCAACCGCGTCAAGCTGTATCAGGGAGTAACGCTGGGGGCCAAGAGCTTTGAAGTGGATGAGCGGGGCAATCCGGTCAAGGGAGTCAAGCGGCACCCGAATATCGAGGATAACGTCGTGATCTATGCCGGGGCGACCATTCTGGGCGGGGATGTTACCATCGGGCACGACAGCGTCATCGGCGGCAACGTCTGGCTGGTGCATTCTGTTCCGCCGCATACGACGGTCTATAACGCGGCGCCAAAGCCCATCATCTCCCAGAGAAAATAG
- the thrC gene encoding threonine synthase: MNLISTRNSGESIPAIAAVLKGIARDGGLFVPEVFPIITLDMFTELGKMPYHKVAARVLSAFFGFSDETAENMTRSAYARFDDREVVPIQKLGDKEYVIELFHGPTLAFKDMALQVLPRLMERALQGAEQDVLILTATSGDTGKAALEGFCDVPRTRIATFYPADGVAQMQRLQMVTQEGENTYVCGVQGNFDDAQTAVKRLFADPAFVQAVAEKGYTLSSANSINFGRLCPQIAYYLYAYARLVAAGEIRLGEEVNIAVPTGNFGNILAAYYAKRMGLPVERLICASNKNTVLTDFFEGGVYSANREFYRTISPSMDILISSNLERLLFELYDRNPGYIQELMHELNENGRFTVDTSIKVRMSRDFYAGFADEYPTMRTIKKMFDTYGYLMDPHTAVAQHVYEQYNKLMGTRTPTILASTASPFKFSEDVLFSISKERVDDPFLAAQKLASLAEMPIPEAIGKLAHKKQRFSDVARPEQLGKMVLENL, from the coding sequence ATGAATTTAATCAGCACCAGAAATTCCGGAGAGAGCATTCCGGCGATTGCGGCCGTCTTAAAAGGCATTGCGAGAGACGGCGGGCTTTTCGTCCCGGAAGTTTTCCCGATCATTACGCTGGATATGTTTACAGAGCTGGGAAAGATGCCTTATCATAAAGTGGCGGCGCGGGTGCTTTCCGCCTTTTTTGGTTTTAGCGATGAAACTGCGGAGAACATGACGCGGTCTGCCTATGCCAGATTCGACGACCGGGAGGTTGTCCCGATTCAGAAGCTGGGCGATAAGGAATATGTCATCGAGCTGTTCCACGGGCCGACGCTGGCCTTTAAGGATATGGCACTGCAGGTTTTGCCCAGGCTGATGGAGCGCGCTTTGCAGGGCGCGGAGCAGGATGTTCTGATCCTGACGGCGACATCCGGCGATACGGGCAAAGCCGCGCTGGAGGGCTTCTGCGACGTCCCCAGAACGCGCATCGCGACGTTCTACCCGGCAGACGGAGTCGCCCAGATGCAGCGGCTGCAAATGGTGACGCAGGAGGGCGAGAACACCTATGTCTGCGGCGTGCAGGGCAATTTCGACGACGCACAGACGGCCGTCAAGCGCCTGTTTGCCGACCCGGCATTCGTGCAGGCTGTGGCGGAAAAGGGATATACGCTCTCTTCTGCAAACTCCATCAATTTCGGCCGGCTCTGCCCGCAGATCGCATACTATCTCTATGCCTATGCGCGGCTGGTTGCGGCGGGGGAGATTCGCCTGGGAGAGGAAGTCAATATCGCGGTGCCCACGGGCAACTTCGGCAATATTCTGGCGGCCTATTATGCCAAGCGCATGGGGCTGCCGGTGGAGCGGCTGATCTGCGCTTCCAATAAGAATACTGTTTTGACGGATTTCTTTGAGGGCGGCGTCTACTCTGCCAACCGCGAGTTTTACCGAACGATCTCGCCTTCCATGGATATTCTCATTTCCAGTAACCTGGAGCGCCTGCTTTTTGAGCTGTATGACAGAAACCCGGGCTATATCCAGGAGCTCATGCACGAGCTGAATGAGAATGGGCGCTTTACGGTGGATACCAGCATCAAAGTGCGGATGTCCCGGGATTTTTACGCCGGGTTTGCAGACGAATATCCCACCATGCGCACCATCAAAAAGATGTTCGATACCTATGGCTATCTGATGGATCCGCATACGGCTGTGGCTCAGCATGTCTATGAGCAGTATAATAAGCTGATGGGGACGAGAACGCCGACCATTCTGGCATCCACGGCGAGCCCCTTCAAGTTCTCGGAAGACGTGCTGTTTTCCATCAGCAAGGAGCGCGTGGACGATCCCTTCCTGGCGGCGCAGAAGCTGGCCAGCCTGGCAGAGATGCCCATTCCGGAAGCGATTGGCAAACTGGCACATAAAAAACAGCGGTTCTCGGATGTCGCCCGCCCGGAGCAGCTGGGCAAAATGGTTCTGGAGAACCTGTAG
- the trpS gene encoding tryptophan--tRNA ligase yields MAEAEKKIIFSGIQPSGNLTLGNYLGALKNWVALQDDYHCYYCVVDMHAITVRQEPAELRRRCGDLVALYLAAGLDPEKNTIYIQSHVSAHAELAWILNCYTYMGELNRMTQFKEKAQRHPDNLNAGLYTYPVLMAADILLYQTDMVPVGVDQKQHLEIARDIAMRFNKIYGDVFKIPEPYIGKASAKIMSLQEPEKKMSKSDPNENGFITLLDPPEVIRRKIRRAVTDSDGQIRYSEEKPGVSNLLSIYAAIHHMEPEQAEKQFAGQGYGVLKDAVADAVVGELEPLQKRFYEIRADKELINSIMQSGAEKAQRAANKTLWKAQKKIGFGPRKF; encoded by the coding sequence ATGGCAGAAGCGGAAAAGAAGATTATATTCAGCGGCATTCAGCCCTCGGGAAACCTGACGCTGGGCAACTATCTGGGGGCTCTGAAAAACTGGGTGGCTTTGCAGGATGATTACCACTGCTATTACTGCGTGGTCGATATGCACGCGATCACCGTGCGGCAGGAGCCGGCGGAGCTGCGCAGAAGATGCGGCGACCTTGTGGCGCTTTACCTTGCGGCGGGGCTGGATCCCGAGAAAAACACCATCTATATTCAGTCGCATGTCAGCGCGCACGCAGAGCTGGCCTGGATTTTGAACTGCTACACCTATATGGGCGAGCTCAACCGCATGACGCAGTTTAAAGAGAAGGCACAGCGGCACCCGGATAACCTCAACGCCGGGCTTTATACCTATCCCGTTCTGATGGCGGCGGATATTCTGCTTTATCAGACGGATATGGTGCCGGTGGGCGTGGATCAGAAGCAGCATCTGGAAATCGCCAGAGATATTGCCATGCGCTTTAATAAGATTTACGGCGATGTTTTTAAAATTCCTGAGCCGTATATCGGCAAGGCCAGCGCCAAGATTATGAGCCTGCAGGAGCCGGAAAAGAAGATGTCTAAATCCGATCCCAACGAGAACGGGTTTATCACGCTGCTGGATCCGCCGGAGGTCATTCGGCGCAAGATTCGGCGGGCCGTAACGGACAGCGACGGGCAGATCCGCTACAGCGAGGAGAAACCCGGGGTTTCCAACCTGCTCTCCATCTATGCGGCGATTCACCATATGGAGCCGGAGCAGGCGGAGAAGCAGTTTGCCGGGCAGGGGTACGGCGTGCTCAAAGATGCCGTGGCAGATGCGGTTGTGGGCGAATTGGAGCCGCTGCAAAAGCGCTTTTATGAGATCCGCGCAGATAAGGAGCTGATCAACTCCATCATGCAGTCGGGAGCGGAGAAGGCGCAGAGGGCCGCCAATAAAACGCTCTGGAAGGCGCAGAAGAAGATCGGCTTCGGCCCGCGTAAGTTCTAA
- a CDS encoding TlpA disulfide reductase family protein → MKRKCKAVLAVVLAVCCLAGCVPAEPEQPSAPAESGSAPTIFADAAADFERLQFETQDLEGNACDSKELFALHDLTLVNIWATWCGPCIEEMPALEAIYEEGEIGVVGIAVESEKQETAELAAEIAAELGATYPNLRPTQEMIRDFLADVAYLPTTIFVDSDGKVVGGGLYIGGRGELEWRDTIESVQKSME, encoded by the coding sequence TTGAAAAGAAAATGCAAGGCGGTTTTGGCAGTGGTTTTGGCGGTTTGCTGTTTGGCAGGGTGTGTTCCAGCGGAGCCGGAGCAGCCGTCTGCGCCGGCGGAATCCGGCTCTGCACCCACGATTTTTGCAGACGCCGCGGCTGATTTTGAGCGGCTGCAATTTGAGACGCAAGACCTGGAGGGCAATGCCTGCGACAGCAAAGAGCTCTTTGCCCTGCATGATCTGACGCTGGTCAACATCTGGGCTACGTGGTGCGGCCCCTGCATCGAGGAGATGCCTGCGCTGGAGGCAATCTACGAGGAAGGGGAGATTGGCGTCGTAGGCATCGCTGTGGAAAGCGAAAAGCAGGAGACGGCTGAGCTGGCGGCGGAGATTGCGGCAGAGCTGGGCGCGACATACCCGAACCTGCGGCCGACGCAGGAGATGATTCGGGATTTCCTGGCAGACGTTGCCTATCTACCCACGACGATTTTTGTGGACAGCGACGGGAAGGTGGTTGGCGGCGGCCTGTATATCGGCGGGCGCGGCGAACTGGAATGGAGAGATACCATTGAAAGCGTGCAAAAAAGCATGGAATAA
- a CDS encoding CD1871A family CXXC motif-containing protein: MKACKKAWNNRLFALLLLLGGIALMAAGAARGELGVVLARATNICMECIGIG; encoded by the coding sequence TTGAAAGCGTGCAAAAAAGCATGGAATAACAGGCTCTTCGCGCTGCTGCTCCTGCTGGGCGGCATTGCGCTGATGGCGGCGGGCGCGGCGCGGGGAGAGCTGGGCGTCGTTTTGGCCAGAGCGACGAATATCTGTATGGAGTGTATTGGAATTGGGTAA
- a CDS encoding 4Fe-4S binding protein, whose protein sequence is MELGKARRAIQAAVSLAANSYVIGFLKGKIYRGSLKNLCVPGLNCYSCPGALFSCPLGGVQGVIGSRQYQLSLFFIGFFMAVGALCGRFVCGFLCPFGFLQELIHKIPSKKIRNFKGDMPLRYLKYAVLVLFVLLLPMFAVDAFGQGEAWFCKYICPAGTLEGGVILPLLNQGLRAAIGALYRWKVGILVALLLLSIAIYRPFCKYLCPLGAIYGLFNRVALLRYRVDQERCTQCGACQRACQMGVDITKGMHLSECIFCGDCRAACKAGAISFRAARGKKTGDAINFKRDAGI, encoded by the coding sequence TTGGAATTGGGTAAGGCGCGGCGTGCGATACAAGCGGCGGTCTCTCTTGCCGCAAACAGCTATGTGATCGGCTTTCTGAAGGGGAAGATTTACCGGGGGAGCCTGAAAAACCTATGCGTTCCGGGGCTGAATTGCTATTCCTGCCCGGGCGCGCTGTTTTCCTGCCCTTTGGGCGGGGTGCAGGGCGTCATTGGGAGCCGCCAATATCAGCTCTCGCTCTTCTTTATTGGCTTTTTTATGGCGGTCGGAGCGCTTTGCGGCCGGTTTGTCTGCGGCTTTCTATGCCCGTTCGGTTTTTTGCAGGAACTCATCCATAAAATTCCCAGCAAGAAAATCCGAAATTTTAAGGGAGATATGCCGCTGCGGTATTTGAAATACGCGGTTCTGGTGCTGTTTGTCCTGCTGCTGCCTATGTTTGCGGTGGATGCTTTTGGGCAGGGAGAGGCATGGTTTTGCAAATACATCTGCCCTGCGGGCACTTTGGAAGGCGGCGTGATCCTGCCGCTGCTCAATCAGGGTTTGCGCGCGGCAATCGGGGCGCTTTACCGCTGGAAGGTCGGCATTTTAGTTGCGCTTCTGCTGCTTTCCATCGCGATCTACCGGCCATTTTGCAAATATCTTTGCCCATTAGGCGCCATTTATGGGCTGTTTAACCGTGTGGCGCTGCTGCGCTACCGGGTGGACCAGGAGCGGTGCACACAGTGCGGGGCATGCCAGAGGGCCTGCCAAATGGGAGTGGATATCACAAAAGGGATGCACCTCTCCGAGTGTATTTTCTGCGGAGACTGCAGGGCCGCATGCAAGGCGGGCGCGATTTCTTTTCGCGCGGCGCGGGGAAAAAAGACTGGAGATGCAATAAATTTTAAAAGGGACGCAGGAATCTAG
- a CDS encoding FGGY-family carbohydrate kinase: MTKYIVAHDFGTSGNKSTLFTTEGKCLGSITVPYPTDYSNVVWAEQKGEDWWKAFCESTKTLLKDVDNKDVLCVNFDGHYPGCHCIDKDGKELYPAMIWQDMRAEAEAKEISAKTPNCNFGWRQDGLLNSVCTLPKLMWVRNNMPEIYEKTYKVLACPNDYIILKLTGKYAIDHTNAESTGFYDPAIQDWSDEILEAAGMSRDVLPEIHNMTDIIGEVPEKYAEETGLAAGTKVIMGCGDGPASSIGAGNIDPGDAYISGGSSAWVSGVGPGGKQLGGTCQTAGSSFSWLKNEICKIEQKLAEESNGEKTVFDIINEEVASAPVGSNGVMFLPHLMGERAPRWNPKAKGSFLGITLANTRADLLRAVVEGIVLNLNCILTEIRKEIDVNELIMIGGLAKGDVVRQIFADVMNAKIIKLKHMDEVASMGTAVIGGIAMGIFENERAVKKFHEVEAINEPNPEAHAVYEKIIPLFDKAYFCQVDLFEEMANLKL; this comes from the coding sequence ATGACCAAATATATTGTAGCGCACGATTTTGGTACAAGCGGCAATAAATCCACTCTGTTTACTACAGAGGGAAAATGCCTGGGCAGCATCACGGTTCCTTACCCGACGGATTATTCCAACGTCGTCTGGGCGGAGCAGAAGGGCGAGGATTGGTGGAAGGCATTCTGCGAGAGCACCAAAACACTGCTCAAGGACGTCGATAACAAGGATGTTCTCTGCGTGAACTTCGACGGCCACTACCCGGGCTGCCACTGCATCGACAAAGACGGCAAAGAGCTTTACCCGGCTATGATCTGGCAGGATATGCGCGCAGAGGCAGAGGCGAAAGAGATCAGCGCCAAGACGCCTAACTGCAATTTCGGCTGGCGGCAGGACGGCCTGCTCAACAGCGTCTGCACGCTGCCCAAGCTCATGTGGGTGCGCAACAACATGCCTGAAATTTACGAGAAAACCTATAAAGTTCTGGCTTGCCCCAACGACTATATCATCCTGAAGCTGACGGGCAAATACGCCATCGACCACACCAACGCCGAGAGCACGGGCTTCTATGATCCGGCGATTCAGGATTGGTCTGACGAGATTCTGGAAGCTGCCGGCATGAGCCGCGATGTGCTTCCCGAGATTCACAACATGACGGATATCATCGGCGAGGTTCCTGAGAAATATGCCGAAGAGACTGGCCTTGCCGCCGGAACCAAGGTGATCATGGGATGCGGCGACGGCCCTGCCTCCTCCATCGGCGCAGGCAACATCGATCCCGGCGATGCGTATATCAGCGGCGGCTCCTCTGCATGGGTTTCCGGCGTTGGCCCCGGCGGGAAACAGCTGGGCGGCACCTGCCAGACGGCGGGCTCTTCCTTCAGCTGGCTGAAAAACGAGATCTGCAAAATCGAGCAGAAGCTGGCGGAGGAATCCAACGGGGAAAAGACAGTATTTGATATCATCAATGAGGAAGTTGCCTCGGCGCCGGTCGGCTCCAATGGCGTGATGTTCCTGCCGCACCTGATGGGCGAGCGCGCGCCGCGCTGGAACCCCAAGGCTAAGGGCTCTTTCCTGGGCATTACGCTGGCGAACACCCGCGCAGATCTGCTCCGTGCAGTTGTCGAGGGCATCGTTCTGAACCTGAACTGCATCTTGACGGAGATCCGCAAAGAAATCGACGTCAATGAGCTGATCATGATCGGCGGCCTTGCAAAGGGCGATGTTGTCCGCCAGATTTTTGCAGACGTCATGAACGCGAAGATCATCAAGCTCAAGCATATGGATGAAGTTGCTTCCATGGGCACGGCGGTTATCGGCGGCATTGCAATGGGCATCTTCGAGAATGAAAGAGCGGTTAAGAAGTTCCACGAGGTTGAGGCTATCAACGAGCCGAATCCCGAGGCACATGCGGTTTACGAGAAGATCATCCCGCTGTTCGACAAGGCATATTTCTGCCAGGTCGATCTGTTCGAGGAAATGGCAAACCTGAAGCTCTAA